One window from the genome of Sebastes umbrosus isolate fSebUmb1 chromosome 12, fSebUmb1.pri, whole genome shotgun sequence encodes:
- the LOC119499315 gene encoding lactosylceramide 1,3-N-acetyl-beta-D-glucosaminyltransferase A-like, which yields MFMNFRRIRKCQCVQLMTTCLVLSVMMVCWEQLDDSVVSHFKSYSFRYLVNRFTYINRSLTIPREQARSFSDFRYLLNHPDKCADKDVLLLLFVKTSPENIERRNAIRSTWGNETYIQNTLGVTVKVVFALGAPQAKKDEPSWSKRSRVQEQLVNEDRLHGDLIQQNFLDSFHNLTLKLILQFHWMHSRCAHARFLMTADDDIFVHMPNLVTYLQDVSSRGVTDFWVGRVHRGAPPIRSKDSKYYVSFEMYPWLSYPDYTAGAGYVVSRDVAGKIYQATLTLNASIYIDDVFMGICANSVGVSPQEHVYFSGEGKAPYHLCIYNQMMTSHGHVEDIYDLWKTATDPQVKQKTSGLTGRLYCTAVKMALLCKPYYFNTYPCKAAYL from the coding sequence ATGTTCATGAATTTCCGCCGGATACGAAAGTGCCAGTGTGTGCAGCTGATGACCACCTGCCTGGTGCTGTCAGTGATGATGGTTTGCTGGGAGCAGCTGGACGACAGCGTCGTCAGCCACTTCAAGTCCTACTCCTTCCGCTACCTGGTCAACCGCTTCACTTACATTAACAGGAGCCTCACCATCCCACGGGAGCAGGCCAGGAGCTTCAGCGACTTCCGCTACCTGCTGAACCACCCGGACAAGTGCGCCGACAAGgacgtcctcctcctcctctttgtcaAAACGTCCCCGGAGAACATTGAGAGGCGGAACGCCATCAGATCCACCTGGGGTAATGAGACCTACATCCAGAACACCCTGGGAGTGACAGTCAAGGTGGTGTTCGCCTTAGGAGCGCCTCAGGCCAAGAAAGACGAGCCCTCATGGAGCAAGAGGAGCAGGGTTCAGGAGCAGCTCGTCAACGAGGACCGTCTCCACGGCGATTTGATCCAACAAAACTTTCTAGACTCCTTCCACAACCTGACCCTGAAGCTGATCCTGCAGTTCCACTGGATGCACAGCCGCTGCGCACACGCCCGCTTCCTTATGACCGCCGACGACGACATCTTCGTCCACATGCCCAACCTGGTGACCTACCTGCAGGACGTGAGCAGCAGAGGTGTCACAGACTTTTGGGTCGGTCGCGTGCACAGGGGGGCGCCGCCAATCCGCAGCAAAGACAGCAAGTACTATGTGTCCTTTGAGATGTATCCGTGGTTGTCGTACCCCGACTACACAGCCGGGGCTGGGTACGTCGTCTCCAGGGACGTGGCGGGCAAAATCTACCAAGCCACACTGACCCTGAACGCCTCTATTTACATAGACGACGTGTTCATGGGCATCTGCGCCAACTCCGTCGGCGTGTCACCGCAGGAGCACGTCTATTTCTCAGGGGAGGGCAAAGCGCCCTACCACCTGTGCATCTATAACCAGATGATGACCTCACATGGTCACGTGGAGGATATCTACGACTTGTGGAAGACGGCGACCGACCCGCAGGTGAAGCAGAAGACCTCTGGACTCACAGGGAGGCTGTACTGCACAGCCGTGAAAATGGCTCTGCTTTGTAAACCGTACTATTTTAACACCTACCCTTGCAAAGCAGCCTATTTGTAG